In Pseudovibrio brasiliensis, the following are encoded in one genomic region:
- a CDS encoding N-formylglutamate amidohydrolase produces the protein MANYSSTLGAGDQVPAFEVLSPDEHSVPFVFNSPHSGRAYLSSFLQSSRLDTTQIRQSEDAFVDLLIKDVEHLGAPVLKANFPRAYIDVNREAYELDPKMFEGKLPKHINSRSLRVAGGLGTIARIVGERREIYHTRIPAEEGLDRIERVYKPYHNTLRGLLNNVQDKFGLAVLVDCHSMPSANSNKNHDPKADFVIGDRFGTSCSAWLSSCAVGLLQNMGYNVALNRPYAGGYITENYGRPERGIHALQVEINRALYMDEHAHQPHSGFHDLRKDLMEFLTALVEMVTETFTRETLAAE, from the coding sequence ATTGCGAACTACAGCAGTACGCTTGGCGCCGGAGATCAGGTCCCCGCTTTTGAGGTCCTCTCCCCAGATGAACATTCTGTCCCCTTTGTCTTTAACAGCCCCCACTCCGGGCGGGCGTACCTTTCGTCATTCCTGCAATCTTCTCGTCTGGACACCACACAGATCCGCCAGAGTGAAGACGCTTTCGTCGATCTTCTGATCAAAGACGTTGAACACCTCGGAGCTCCGGTACTCAAGGCAAACTTCCCACGTGCGTATATTGACGTGAACAGAGAAGCCTATGAGCTCGATCCAAAGATGTTCGAAGGCAAACTCCCAAAGCACATCAATTCACGCTCCCTGCGCGTTGCAGGCGGTCTCGGCACCATTGCACGTATCGTTGGCGAACGCCGCGAGATCTACCACACCCGCATCCCTGCAGAAGAAGGCCTGGATCGTATTGAGAGGGTCTATAAGCCCTATCACAATACCTTGCGGGGGCTCCTGAACAACGTACAAGACAAGTTCGGTCTTGCGGTCCTGGTGGATTGCCACTCCATGCCGTCGGCCAACTCCAACAAGAACCACGACCCCAAAGCCGATTTCGTCATTGGGGACCGCTTTGGAACCAGTTGCTCTGCATGGCTCTCATCCTGCGCAGTCGGCCTGCTGCAGAACATGGGCTACAACGTAGCGCTCAACCGCCCTTACGCTGGCGGCTACATCACTGAGAACTACGGCAGACCTGAGCGTGGCATTCACGCCCTTCAGGTCGAAATCAACCGCGCACTCTATATGGATGAGCACGCCCATCAACCGCACTCTGGTTTCCATGACCTGCGTAAGGACTTGATGGAGTTCCTGACCGCATTGGTAGAAATGGTGACAGAAACCTTCACCAGAGAAACATTGGCTGCAGAATAA
- a CDS encoding alpha/beta fold hydrolase: MLLVDTDFNRVPEGTESGFVQTEDNVKIRWARWAPTGAPLKGTVTIVQGRTEFIEKYFEVVEELRARGFYVVAFDLRGQGGSERLLKNKRRGHVESFDEFALDLHAVLDNVSLSDCPGPHFLLGHSTGGAVVMHANRRLKTKIDRAVLTAPLVGLAMSGRIRKFAGALAKSLVWVGMGNAFVPGGNDKILVDYDGNTLTSDPDRFKRMNDILEAAPQLGLGSPTVSWFRAMGMATERFKEPEFQIEFGVPSLVIGAGRDEIVSTDDAEELCRSCPGMSFLEIRGSRHEILMERDPYREQFWAAFDAFIPGSAD; encoded by the coding sequence ATGCTGCTGGTCGATACGGATTTCAATCGTGTTCCTGAAGGAACCGAGTCTGGCTTTGTGCAGACGGAAGACAATGTGAAAATCCGTTGGGCACGCTGGGCTCCGACAGGGGCTCCCCTAAAGGGGACAGTGACCATTGTTCAGGGCCGGACTGAGTTTATTGAGAAATACTTCGAGGTCGTTGAGGAGCTGCGCGCACGTGGTTTTTATGTGGTGGCCTTTGATCTGCGCGGGCAGGGTGGTTCAGAGCGCTTGCTGAAGAATAAGCGACGTGGCCACGTTGAAAGCTTTGATGAATTTGCCCTAGATCTGCACGCAGTTCTCGACAATGTGTCTCTCTCTGATTGTCCCGGTCCGCACTTCCTGCTTGGGCATTCAACAGGTGGGGCTGTGGTTATGCATGCGAACCGACGTCTCAAAACAAAGATTGATCGTGCCGTTTTGACTGCTCCTCTGGTGGGCCTTGCGATGAGTGGACGGATTCGCAAGTTTGCAGGAGCTTTGGCGAAAAGTCTTGTTTGGGTAGGGATGGGGAACGCGTTTGTTCCGGGCGGTAACGACAAGATCCTCGTTGACTATGATGGCAACACGCTCACTTCTGATCCTGATCGCTTCAAGCGCATGAACGATATTCTTGAAGCAGCGCCGCAGTTGGGGCTTGGTTCTCCGACCGTGAGCTGGTTCCGTGCGATGGGCATGGCGACAGAGCGCTTCAAAGAGCCGGAGTTTCAGATTGAGTTTGGAGTCCCGTCTTTGGTGATTGGTGCCGGACGGGATGAAATTGTTTCGACAGATGATGCCGAAGAGCTTTGCCGTTCGTGCCCTGGTATGAGCTTTCTGGAAATTCGAGGATCTCGCCACGAGATTTTAATGGAGCGAGATCCTTATCGTGAGCAGTTCTGGGCTGCGTTTGACGCGTTTATTCCCGGAAGTGCTGATTAA
- the hisN gene encoding histidinol-phosphatase, translated as MTSSNPDYAFLHKLADAADAKTMQHFRSGYEVDNKLDAGFDPVTIADRSAEEAIRAVLEAERPDHGIIGEEYGRTRDDAENVWVLDPVDGTRSFICGTPLWGTLIGLRTNGKASQGIMSQPYNSERFWGNCEEAFMTGPLGERTLKTRSCASLSEAIITTTEPSLFNETERPVWDAICAEARLTRYSTDCYGYAMVAAAGFDAVIETGMNTYDILALIPIIEGAGGFVTNWTGGNAADGGQVLATGDKRLHDELLTKLASVAV; from the coding sequence ATGACCTCTTCCAATCCTGATTACGCTTTTCTTCACAAACTTGCTGACGCTGCAGACGCAAAAACCATGCAGCATTTCCGCAGCGGCTATGAAGTCGATAACAAGCTGGACGCAGGTTTTGATCCGGTCACCATCGCTGACCGCTCAGCAGAAGAAGCAATCCGCGCTGTTCTGGAAGCTGAACGACCAGATCACGGCATCATCGGTGAGGAATACGGCAGAACTCGCGACGATGCTGAAAATGTCTGGGTTCTTGACCCTGTCGACGGCACCCGCTCTTTCATCTGCGGCACACCGCTCTGGGGCACGCTGATCGGCCTCAGAACCAACGGCAAGGCATCTCAAGGCATCATGAGCCAGCCGTACAACAGCGAACGTTTCTGGGGCAATTGCGAAGAAGCCTTCATGACCGGCCCTCTGGGCGAGCGTACGCTGAAAACACGCAGCTGTGCCTCTCTGTCAGAAGCAATCATCACCACAACCGAACCTTCTCTGTTTAATGAGACGGAGCGCCCCGTATGGGATGCAATCTGCGCAGAAGCCCGCCTCACCCGCTACAGCACAGATTGTTACGGCTACGCTATGGTGGCAGCTGCTGGCTTTGATGCCGTCATCGAAACAGGCATGAACACCTACGACATTCTGGCTCTTATCCCAATCATCGAAGGTGCTGGTGGTTTCGTCACCAACTGGACAGGCGGCAACGCAGCAGATGGTGGTCAGGTTCTCGCTACAGGTGACAAGCGCCTGCACGATGAGCTCCTCACCAAACTGGCAAGCGTTGCTGTTTAA
- a CDS encoding tetratricopeptide repeat protein, translated as MAGSAAALVCLMVTGGSVAFERDGSTGLSDLQVVRGLPDGHPKLNMGPDAVLDGPAGGPAQIGRSAPGHDLSSHYTRQQLLDALFLELRDADTLRDAQAISRRIHSLFMQSGSHTLDLLMMRSARAIEGKEYGLALDLLDAVVRLDPGYVEGWNRRATVHFLKEDLGRSLADIEQVLRIEPRHYPALSGFAMILRKTGEDEKALEVFQHVLSIYPLLENAQDAVKSLREELWGQYH; from the coding sequence GTGGCAGGTAGTGCGGCAGCACTGGTATGTCTGATGGTCACTGGTGGTTCTGTAGCTTTTGAGCGTGATGGCTCTACAGGGCTCTCTGATCTGCAAGTGGTGCGCGGATTGCCGGACGGGCATCCAAAGCTCAACATGGGGCCGGATGCGGTTCTTGATGGGCCTGCCGGCGGGCCTGCTCAGATTGGGCGGTCAGCTCCTGGTCATGATCTGTCTTCTCACTACACGCGTCAACAGCTGTTGGATGCGCTCTTTCTGGAGTTGAGAGATGCTGACACACTGAGAGACGCACAGGCGATCTCACGCCGCATCCATAGCCTCTTCATGCAGTCTGGGAGCCATACGCTGGATTTGCTCATGATGCGCTCTGCAAGGGCTATTGAGGGCAAGGAATACGGTTTGGCGTTGGATCTGCTGGATGCGGTGGTTCGTCTTGATCCCGGATATGTTGAGGGATGGAACCGGCGGGCGACAGTGCATTTCCTGAAGGAAGATCTGGGGCGTTCTCTTGCGGATATTGAACAGGTGTTGCGGATTGAGCCGCGGCATTATCCGGCGCTCTCTGGCTTTGCCATGATCCTCAGGAAGACAGGTGAGGACGAGAAGGCATTGGAGGTGTTCCAGCATGTGCTGAGCATTTATCCGTTGCTGGAGAATGCTCAGGACGCCGTTAAAAGCCTGCGTGAGGAACTGTGGGGGCAGTATCACTAG
- a CDS encoding DNA-binding domain-containing protein yields MSQAPDNTKEKIALKGFGVPLQDLQTNMQGFDMFSDGLMNPAVPVPDGVVGRDGNPSEKRYGVYRNNVMASLIDAMAANFPAVHELVGRDYFRALAAEFIRKSPPEQPVLSEFGGKFSEFIGVFPPLADYPYLKDVAEMEWAWLRVYHGEDASPLTPDALTKIDPAKLGDAVFTPIPAHKLIYSRFPLSEIWKQNRSENVEGVTPEADQAILICRPDMDVTLTGLAQDVAAFADLLFFGKTLGEAADVVSSSFKLFDLSQALGCLLSARVFASVHIKA; encoded by the coding sequence ATGTCTCAGGCGCCTGATAACACGAAGGAAAAGATTGCCTTGAAAGGATTTGGCGTTCCTTTGCAAGACTTGCAGACCAACATGCAAGGCTTTGATATGTTTTCTGACGGGTTGATGAATCCAGCCGTTCCAGTTCCCGACGGGGTTGTTGGACGTGATGGTAATCCATCAGAGAAGCGTTATGGCGTTTACCGCAATAACGTGATGGCGAGCCTGATTGATGCAATGGCTGCCAACTTTCCTGCAGTGCATGAACTGGTTGGACGTGATTACTTTCGGGCCCTTGCTGCGGAGTTTATTCGCAAAAGCCCGCCTGAGCAGCCAGTGCTCAGCGAGTTTGGTGGTAAGTTCTCCGAGTTCATTGGCGTATTTCCTCCCTTGGCGGATTATCCGTATCTGAAAGATGTGGCGGAGATGGAATGGGCTTGGCTGCGTGTTTACCACGGTGAAGATGCGTCTCCTCTGACGCCGGATGCATTGACCAAGATTGATCCAGCAAAACTAGGGGATGCGGTGTTTACGCCGATCCCAGCACATAAACTGATTTACTCCCGTTTTCCGCTGAGCGAGATCTGGAAGCAGAACCGCTCTGAGAACGTGGAGGGTGTTACTCCAGAAGCTGATCAAGCGATTTTGATTTGCCGTCCAGACATGGACGTGACACTGACCGGATTGGCTCAGGACGTAGCGGCATTCGCTGATTTGTTGTTCTTTGGCAAGACATTGGGAGAAGCCGCTGACGTGGTTTCGTCCTCGTTTAAACTCTTTGATTTGTCGCAGGCATTGGGCTGTCTGCTGAGCGCGCGTGTGTTCGCGAGCGTCCATATCAAAGCTTAG
- a CDS encoding pyridoxamine 5'-phosphate oxidase family protein, whose translation MQDADLKSVSHEITSIEQLEELYGSPKQISIDKEVGYISEHYKTFIEASPFFALSTVAEEGTDCSPRGDPAGFVKVIDEKTIEFADRRGNNRIDSLRNIVRDPRVSLLFMIPGIGETVRINGKASISKDPARLEAHMMEGKLPKSIITVTVDTIYFQCQKAIYRSGLWTEEAKVDRKTIPSAGQMAQSLSKVEFDGAAYDKAYPARLKETAY comes from the coding sequence ATGCAAGACGCAGACCTGAAATCTGTTTCCCACGAAATCACAAGCATTGAACAACTCGAAGAGCTCTATGGCAGCCCCAAGCAAATCTCTATCGACAAAGAGGTTGGCTACATTTCAGAGCATTATAAAACATTTATCGAAGCATCTCCCTTCTTCGCACTGTCGACCGTTGCAGAGGAAGGTACAGACTGTTCTCCACGTGGTGACCCAGCTGGCTTTGTAAAGGTCATCGACGAAAAAACCATCGAGTTTGCGGACCGCCGCGGCAACAACCGCATCGACAGCCTGCGCAACATCGTAAGAGATCCACGCGTCTCCTTGCTTTTCATGATCCCGGGCATTGGCGAAACTGTACGAATTAACGGTAAAGCCAGCATCTCCAAGGATCCAGCTCGTCTGGAAGCACACATGATGGAAGGCAAATTACCCAAGTCCATCATTACAGTGACTGTCGACACCATCTACTTCCAATGTCAGAAAGCCATCTACCGCTCTGGCCTTTGGACAGAAGAAGCAAAGGTTGATCGCAAAACGATCCCATCTGCTGGGCAAATGGCACAATCCCTCTCAAAAGTTGAGTTTGATGGTGCAGCCTACGACAAAGCTTATCCAGCTCGTCTGAAAGAAACAGCTTACTAA
- a CDS encoding DoxX family protein produces MLVNLYQGVFGWLERVTEGWFLGLTARFLFAGVLFMYFWNSALTKLGDGFFGFLSPSTGAYAQILPHITEAAGYDISQIAFFPYGLIVLLGTWGEIIIPVLIVVGLFTRAASIGFIGFVVVMSIVDVVGHGVDMPTIGALFDRHPSALIFDQRALWIFLATVLVIRGPGVFSLDWVLGKWFGIHHETGLSDTKSHA; encoded by the coding sequence ATGCTTGTAAATTTATATCAGGGCGTATTTGGCTGGCTGGAGCGCGTTACTGAAGGTTGGTTCCTTGGTTTGACTGCGCGGTTCCTGTTCGCAGGCGTCTTGTTCATGTACTTCTGGAACTCAGCGCTAACCAAGTTGGGTGATGGTTTCTTCGGATTCCTATCGCCATCAACGGGTGCTTATGCGCAGATTCTGCCGCATATCACTGAAGCGGCTGGTTATGACATCTCCCAGATCGCGTTCTTTCCGTATGGCTTGATCGTTCTGCTGGGAACATGGGGTGAAATCATCATTCCTGTGCTGATCGTCGTGGGTTTGTTCACCCGTGCTGCGAGCATCGGCTTCATTGGTTTTGTGGTTGTTATGTCCATCGTAGATGTGGTTGGTCACGGTGTGGACATGCCGACTATTGGTGCGCTGTTCGATCGTCACCCATCTGCGCTGATCTTTGACCAACGTGCTCTTTGGATCTTCCTGGCAACTGTGCTGGTGATCCGCGGTCCGGGCGTCTTCTCTCTGGACTGGGTGCTGGGCAAATGGTTCGGCATTCACCATGAGACTGGTCTGTCTGATACCAAGAGCCATGCATAA
- the catB gene encoding type B chloramphenicol O-acetyltransferase, translating to MPNYFESPFKGIPLREQVTNPNIIVGKHSYYSGFYHGHSFDECARYLSAEEEEQDKLIIGSYCSIGSGAVFMMAGNQGHRAEWASTFPFHYIDEPAFEGASDGYKPSGSTRIGNDVWIGSEAMIMPGVQVGDGALIGSRAVVTKDVPAYAVIAGNPAKVVRSRFSEEQVQMLQEMKWWDWNDDTLKGAMPLLCSSDIERLYDYWLGF from the coding sequence GTGCCAAATTATTTTGAGAGTCCGTTTAAGGGCATTCCGCTTCGGGAGCAGGTAACTAATCCCAACATCATCGTTGGAAAGCATTCTTATTATTCCGGTTTTTATCACGGCCACAGTTTTGATGAGTGCGCGCGCTATCTGAGTGCTGAGGAGGAAGAGCAAGACAAGCTCATCATCGGCTCGTATTGCTCGATTGGGTCTGGCGCTGTGTTCATGATGGCTGGGAACCAAGGCCATCGGGCAGAGTGGGCTTCGACATTCCCGTTCCATTACATTGATGAGCCTGCGTTTGAAGGGGCATCGGATGGTTACAAGCCTTCAGGCTCAACGCGTATCGGCAATGATGTCTGGATTGGATCTGAGGCCATGATTATGCCGGGGGTGCAGGTCGGAGATGGTGCCTTGATTGGCAGTCGTGCAGTGGTGACAAAGGATGTTCCTGCTTATGCGGTTATTGCAGGCAATCCGGCCAAGGTTGTCCGTTCCCGCTTTTCAGAGGAGCAGGTGCAGATGCTTCAGGAGATGAAGTGGTGGGACTGGAACGATGACACTTTGAAAGGGGCCATGCCGCTGCTGTGCTCTTCAGACATCGAGCGGCTTTACGATTATTGGCTTGGCTTTTAA
- a CDS encoding threonine aldolase family protein — translation MIFASDNWAGATSAVMTALSNHTSGFATAYGVDPLSRSIEQQFNDLFEKEVAVFLVSTGTAANSLALATYAKPGGTVFCHEDAHINVDECHAPEFFTAGNKLIGIGGEHGKLTPDALRTAMDKVPDNNPMHGRPAAVSISQVTEFGTLYQLGEIQALADVAHSRNVPLHMDGARFANALVSLDVSPAEMTWKAGVDVLSFGGTKNGCWCAEAVVFFNPEDAEGFEYLRKRAAQVFSKARFISAQFEGYLKDDSWLATARHANAMCTRLADGMRDIEGVRLPIEPEANELFPVFTKEQAARLEAAGAKFYDIPADFTSEDEVFLRLVTCFATTPEMVDEFLTHLRG, via the coding sequence ATGATTTTTGCGAGTGACAACTGGGCAGGTGCGACGAGTGCAGTAATGACGGCACTCTCGAACCATACAAGCGGCTTTGCCACCGCTTATGGGGTTGATCCATTGAGCCGCTCTATTGAGCAGCAGTTCAATGATCTCTTTGAAAAAGAAGTGGCTGTGTTTCTGGTTTCAACCGGTACAGCAGCCAACTCTCTGGCGCTTGCGACTTATGCGAAGCCGGGTGGCACAGTGTTCTGCCATGAAGATGCACACATCAACGTGGATGAGTGTCATGCGCCGGAGTTCTTTACCGCTGGCAACAAGCTGATTGGTATTGGCGGTGAGCACGGCAAACTGACGCCAGATGCATTGCGGACTGCGATGGACAAGGTGCCTGATAACAATCCGATGCACGGGCGTCCGGCTGCGGTTTCCATCTCACAGGTGACAGAGTTTGGAACTCTCTATCAGCTGGGTGAAATTCAGGCACTGGCTGATGTTGCTCATTCCCGCAATGTGCCTTTGCACATGGATGGTGCGCGATTTGCGAATGCGTTGGTTTCTCTGGATGTTTCTCCTGCGGAGATGACATGGAAAGCCGGTGTGGATGTGTTGTCCTTTGGCGGAACCAAGAACGGCTGCTGGTGCGCGGAAGCTGTGGTCTTCTTCAACCCAGAAGATGCTGAAGGCTTCGAGTATCTGCGTAAACGTGCAGCTCAGGTCTTCTCCAAAGCACGCTTCATCTCAGCACAGTTTGAAGGTTATCTGAAAGACGACAGCTGGCTGGCGACCGCTCGTCATGCCAATGCGATGTGTACCCGTCTTGCTGATGGTATGCGTGACATTGAAGGTGTGCGTCTGCCAATCGAGCCTGAGGCAAATGAGCTTTTCCCGGTGTTCACCAAAGAACAAGCAGCCCGTTTGGAAGCTGCTGGCGCGAAGTTCTACGACATTCCAGCGGACTTCACTTCCGAAGACGAAGTGTTCCTCCGCCTAGTCACCTGCTTCGCCACAACACCAGAAATGGTCGATGAGTTCCTAACTCATCTGCGCGGCTAA
- the ykgO gene encoding type B 50S ribosomal protein L36, translated as MKIKNSLKALMGRHRDNRMVRRKGRVYIINKKNPRFKARQG; from the coding sequence ATGAAGATTAAGAACTCTCTTAAGGCACTCATGGGCCGCCATCGTGATAACCGCATGGTACGCCGCAAGGGTCGCGTTTACATCATCAACAAAAAGAACCCACGCTTTAAAGCACGTCAGGGTTAA
- a CDS encoding DUF2282 domain-containing protein, producing MSKKTLSAAVLATAVTAAVAGANITVAEAASKEKCYGVSLAGENDCKAGAGTTCAGTSTVDYQGNAWTLVPAGTCESIEVPGDRKGSLTELSRDLPK from the coding sequence ATGTCCAAAAAAACGTTGTCCGCTGCTGTACTCGCAACCGCTGTTACTGCTGCTGTAGCTGGTGCGAACATTACTGTTGCTGAAGCTGCTTCCAAAGAAAAATGTTACGGCGTTTCTCTTGCTGGTGAGAACGACTGTAAAGCTGGCGCAGGCACCACTTGTGCGGGTACTTCCACTGTAGACTATCAGGGCAATGCTTGGACACTCGTACCAGCTGGCACCTGTGAATCCATCGAAGTTCCAGGTGACCGCAAAGGTTCTCTGACTGAACTTTCCCGCGACCTGCCAAAATAA
- a CDS encoding Hsp20 family protein, protein MRHFDLTPLYRSTVGFDRLFSMLDSGTEQQGSAYPPYNIERTGESAYRISMAVAGFKEDELTIEAKEHVLTVSGEKKPESDEKEVLYRGIASRAFERRFQIAEYVKVIGASLEHGLLHIDLIREIPEAMKPRKINITSGDKKEHKQIEGETVAH, encoded by the coding sequence ATGCGTCATTTCGATCTTACTCCCCTCTACCGTTCCACAGTTGGTTTCGACCGTCTTTTCTCCATGCTGGATTCAGGAACGGAACAGCAGGGATCAGCATATCCTCCTTACAACATTGAGCGCACAGGAGAGAGCGCCTACCGCATCTCCATGGCAGTCGCCGGTTTTAAGGAAGATGAACTGACCATTGAAGCTAAAGAACATGTCTTGACTGTTTCCGGCGAGAAAAAGCCTGAAAGCGATGAAAAAGAAGTTCTCTACCGCGGAATCGCCTCCCGCGCTTTTGAACGCCGCTTCCAGATCGCTGAGTATGTGAAAGTGATTGGCGCAAGTCTGGAGCACGGATTGCTCCACATTGACCTCATCAGAGAAATTCCTGAGGCAATGAAACCGCGCAAAATCAACATCACATCTGGTGACAAGAAAGAACACAAACAGATTGAAGGCGAAACAGTAGCTCACTAA
- the cpdR gene encoding cell cycle two-component system response regulator CpdR, which translates to MSRILLAEDDNDMRQFLSKALEKAGHTVVSFDNGKSAYERICEEPFALLLTDIVMPEMDGIELARKATQLDPDLKVMFITGFAAVALNPDSKAPQDAKVLSKPFHLKDLVREVEKMLV; encoded by the coding sequence ATGTCTCGAATTCTGCTCGCGGAAGACGATAATGACATGCGCCAGTTCTTGTCCAAGGCACTTGAGAAGGCTGGGCACACTGTTGTTTCCTTTGATAACGGAAAGAGCGCATACGAACGCATCTGTGAAGAGCCTTTTGCGCTTTTGCTGACAGACATTGTGATGCCCGAAATGGACGGGATTGAACTGGCTCGCAAAGCTACTCAGCTTGATCCGGATCTGAAGGTCATGTTCATCACTGGATTTGCTGCTGTTGCGCTTAATCCTGATTCCAAAGCACCGCAGGATGCAAAGGTTCTTTCCAAGCCTTTTCACCTAAAGGATCTGGTGCGCGAAGTGGAAAAAATGCTCGTTTAG
- a CDS encoding DUF692 domain-containing protein yields MSAQRVNAKLPARGGVGLKADHYRTILNEKPDMGFFEIHAENYMGAGGPPHGYLEAIRRDYPLSVHGVGLSIGGADPLNKDHLARVKDVVDRYDPGLFSEHLAWSTHDTEYFNDLLPLPYTEVTLQQVVDHIDEVQTFLGRQMLLENPSAYVIFKESTYEETDFLREIVKRTGCGLLLDVNNVFVSATNSGGSPEDYVDRFPVEHVQEIHLGGHAPETDELGYPLLIDAHDRKVADPVWALYARTIDRTGPQPTLIEWDANIPTWEILAYEAEQADVVIQSHIEAHANASEERSDHVSGA; encoded by the coding sequence ATGAGTGCGCAAAGGGTCAATGCAAAACTGCCTGCACGAGGTGGCGTCGGCTTAAAGGCTGATCACTACCGCACCATTCTCAATGAAAAACCAGATATGGGCTTCTTCGAAATCCACGCGGAAAACTATATGGGTGCTGGTGGCCCTCCACATGGTTACCTTGAAGCGATCCGCCGGGATTATCCTCTTTCCGTTCATGGTGTTGGCCTTTCCATTGGTGGTGCTGATCCTTTGAACAAAGATCACCTTGCTCGTGTGAAAGACGTTGTTGACCGTTACGATCCAGGTCTCTTTAGTGAGCATCTGGCGTGGTCAACGCATGACACTGAGTACTTCAATGACCTTCTGCCGCTGCCATATACAGAAGTAACTTTGCAGCAGGTGGTTGATCATATTGATGAGGTGCAGACTTTCCTTGGTCGTCAGATGCTGCTTGAGAACCCAAGCGCGTATGTGATCTTCAAAGAAAGCACCTATGAAGAAACTGATTTTCTTCGTGAAATTGTGAAGCGGACCGGCTGCGGATTGCTGCTGGACGTGAACAATGTGTTTGTTTCTGCAACCAACTCCGGTGGTTCACCTGAAGATTATGTGGACCGGTTCCCGGTTGAACATGTTCAGGAAATCCATCTGGGTGGACATGCGCCAGAAACAGACGAGCTGGGTTATCCTCTTCTTATCGATGCACATGACCGCAAGGTCGCTGATCCGGTCTGGGCTCTGTATGCCCGCACAATTGATCGGACTGGTCCTCAGCCAACACTGATTGAGTGGGATGCAAACATTCCGACCTGGGAAATTCTGGCTTACGAAGCCGAGCAAGCTGATGTGGTGATCCAATCCCACATTGAAGCACACGCAAATGCTTCTGAAGAGCGGAGTGACCATGTCTCAGGCGCCTGA